In Candidatus Methylacidiphilales bacterium, the sequence GGTCATGGAGATGAGGCGAAGGGAAGCATGAGCCGGTGGATCTGCTCGATCGAGCCCAGGGATTCCGGCAGGGCTTGGTTGGAGCAGATCATGGCCGAGGCATCGGGTTCGTCAGGGTGGTAGCCGTGCATTCCGGCGATGCGCTTGGCGCCCATGAAGCTGGGGACGATGAGCACGCCTCCATTCACCAGAAAAACCATTTCGCCGTACTGGTGGTCGGGGAAGAAGACACCCAATTGTTGGAGTTCGTCATCCTGCAGGAGGCGTCCCTTGGGGTGCGCATCGAGCAAGGCGGTCAGCCGCGCGCGGGCCTCCGGGCGGTGGAACCAGAACCGGGCCATGGTGGAATCGTAGAAGGCGGTGAAGTCTTTCCCGTAGACCAATCCGGTGGCGACGATTTCCTTTTGCAGGTCCACGGTGTCGGTGACGTCGTGCATCCCGTGGTCGGTGAAGACCCAGAAGGGGACTTCGTCGTAGGAGCGGCGGGCCTTTGCCACCAAGGCGCGGATTTGTCCGTCGTACCAACGGACCAGATCCGAAACACCCGCGTCCAAGGGGCCGTGGGCGTGCATCCAGGCGTCGAGCTTGCCCAGGGAGATGTAGGCGAAGTCGATGTCGCGGGCTTCGAGGCGGGCCTCCAGTCGCCGGATCTTTTCTTCGTCGGGCAACGAGGAGTCATGGACATACCAGCGTTTCCCGGTCTGCTTGAGTTGGTCGAAGATGTTTTCTCCCACGGGCAGGCCGCCGGGTTCCCAGATGCGTTTTTTTTCGGCGTAGTCGAAGAGGCCGAGTTTGTCGAAGGGGACGTTGTAGATCTGGAAGTAACCGGTGAAGCCATG encodes:
- a CDS encoding alkaline phosphatase family protein, which produces MKRLPLFIFIDAFGWEILRRHPDFLTDLAPYRKPLRTILGYSSACDPSIISGKMPGEHRLWSSFYFAPATSPFRWLRALRFLPAALMNRARVRHLLSRLIKKLHGFTGYFQIYNVPFDKLGLFDYAEKKRIWEPGGLPVGENIFDQLKQTGKRWYVHDSSLPDEEKIRRLEARLEARDIDFAYISLGKLDAWMHAHGPLDAGVSDLVRWYDGQIRALVAKARRSYDEVPFWVFTDHGMHDVTDTVDLQKEIVATGLVYGKDFTAFYDSTMARFWFHRPEARARLTALLDAHPKGRLLQDDELQQLGVFFPDHQYGEMVFLVNGGVLIVPSFMGAKRIAGMHGYHPDEPDASAMICSNQALPESLGSIEQIHRLMLPFASSP